The Kroppenstedtia pulmonis genome has a segment encoding these proteins:
- a CDS encoding ABC transporter ATP-binding protein, with protein sequence MTQQPETLLQVHNLKKYFPIRGGVFSRKVGEVKAVDDVSFTVQKGETLGIVGESGCGKSTTGRTILRLEEPTSGEVKFEGKSLTDLSNEQMRKMRRELQMVFQDPFASLNPRKTAGAIIEEPMIVHGIGSAKERKEQVKELLQVVGLDSYHGERYPHQFSGGQRQRIGIARALAVKPKLIIADEPVSALDVSIQSQVLNLLEDLQKKFNLTYLFIAHDLSVVRHISDRVGVMYLGRMVELSQRNDLYENPLHPYTRALLSAVPIPNPEAKRERIILTGDVPSPSRPPTGCAFHTRCPHVMDICREKRPDFTDRGNGHFVACHLTDMGTEG encoded by the coding sequence GTGACACAACAACCGGAAACCCTGCTTCAAGTGCATAATCTGAAGAAATACTTCCCGATCCGTGGCGGTGTTTTCAGTCGAAAAGTGGGTGAGGTCAAGGCAGTTGACGATGTCTCCTTCACTGTGCAAAAAGGGGAGACCTTAGGCATCGTAGGAGAGAGCGGTTGCGGAAAATCAACCACCGGGCGTACGATTTTACGATTGGAAGAGCCAACATCCGGTGAGGTGAAATTTGAAGGAAAATCACTGACAGATCTTAGCAACGAGCAGATGAGAAAGATGCGACGGGAATTGCAAATGGTGTTTCAGGATCCCTTTGCTTCTCTCAATCCCCGAAAAACTGCAGGGGCGATCATTGAAGAACCCATGATTGTTCATGGTATCGGTTCAGCCAAAGAACGAAAAGAACAGGTGAAAGAGTTATTGCAAGTGGTGGGGCTGGATTCCTATCACGGAGAACGATATCCTCACCAATTCAGCGGTGGACAGAGGCAACGAATTGGGATCGCTCGGGCATTGGCGGTTAAACCCAAGTTGATCATCGCCGATGAGCCGGTGTCTGCCCTGGATGTGTCGATTCAATCTCAAGTATTAAATTTATTGGAAGATTTACAGAAGAAGTTTAATCTCACTTATCTGTTTATTGCGCATGATCTCAGTGTTGTGCGACATATCAGTGATCGTGTCGGAGTGATGTATTTGGGTCGGATGGTGGAGTTGTCCCAGCGGAATGACTTATATGAAAATCCTTTGCATCCTTATACCCGGGCCCTCCTGTCCGCCGTACCCATTCCCAATCCAGAGGCAAAACGTGAACGTATCATTCTGACAGGTGATGTTCCCAGTCCCAGCCGGCCCCCGACAGGATGCGCCTTTCATACGAGGTGTCCCCATGTGATGGATATCTGCCGCGAAAAACGTCCCGATTTTACCGATCGGGGTAACGGACATTTTGTTGCCTGTCATTTGACGGATATGGGAACAGAGGGCTGA
- a CDS encoding ABC transporter ATP-binding protein, producing the protein MADTLLELSQFKLHFHTDKGVVKAVDGVDITVNEGEIVGLVGESGCGKSVTSLSVMGLVPQPPGKIEGGSIKLSGRDLTALKPKEWQKVRGNEVAMIFQEPMTSLNPVFTIGNQMVEAVRQHQKISKKEARQLARETLKEVGISREGILDEYPHQLSGGMRQRVMIAMAMVCRPKLLIADEPTTALDVTIQAQILDLMRRLNRETDTAILMITHDLGVVAEMCDRVIVMYAGQVVEETDVHRLFKNPQHPYTKGLLKSIPHLDRRLDRLYSIPGNVPNPRYMPKGCRFAPRCEHVMDICREKAPALHSWEEGHLSRCWLNSGEKEDADRDTTTGNPASSA; encoded by the coding sequence ATGGCTGATACTCTGTTGGAGCTGTCCCAATTTAAACTGCATTTTCACACGGATAAAGGGGTCGTGAAGGCCGTTGACGGTGTGGACATCACTGTCAATGAAGGAGAAATCGTCGGTTTGGTTGGTGAATCGGGATGTGGTAAAAGTGTTACCTCCCTGTCTGTGATGGGGCTGGTTCCACAACCTCCCGGCAAGATAGAAGGAGGATCCATCAAGCTTTCCGGACGCGACCTTACGGCTTTGAAGCCCAAGGAATGGCAAAAGGTTCGGGGAAACGAAGTGGCGATGATCTTTCAGGAACCGATGACTTCCCTTAATCCGGTATTTACCATCGGAAATCAGATGGTGGAGGCTGTGCGTCAACATCAGAAAATCAGTAAAAAAGAAGCACGTCAATTGGCCAGAGAGACTCTAAAGGAAGTGGGAATATCCCGGGAAGGTATATTGGACGAGTATCCCCACCAACTTTCCGGAGGAATGAGACAACGGGTTATGATTGCCATGGCCATGGTGTGTCGGCCTAAACTATTGATTGCCGATGAACCGACCACGGCTTTGGATGTGACCATTCAAGCCCAGATATTGGATTTGATGCGGCGACTGAACCGGGAGACTGATACAGCGATCCTGATGATTACCCATGATTTGGGTGTCGTGGCGGAAATGTGTGACCGTGTGATTGTCATGTATGCCGGACAGGTGGTGGAAGAAACAGATGTCCATCGTCTGTTTAAAAACCCCCAACATCCTTATACGAAGGGATTGTTGAAGTCGATTCCCCACTTGGATCGGCGGCTGGACCGACTGTACTCCATTCCCGGAAATGTGCCAAACCCTCGGTACATGCCAAAGGGGTGCCGATTTGCCCCTCGGTGTGAGCATGTGATGGACATCTGCCGGGAAAAAGCGCCTGCTCTTCATTCATGGGAAGAAGGGCATCTCAGTCGCTGTTGGCTAAACAGCGGGGAAAAGGAGGATGCGGATCGTGACACAACAACCGGAAACCCTGCTTCAAGTGCATAA
- the yunB gene encoding sporulation protein YunB, protein MRFRRWKMRRRQKLIRWRKRGGLWFLAFAVLFALAFQILWLLEKNMKPTLVSIAKTEVKQMATEAVLEATREHVNMGNELDEIMKVEKGRDGNIQFIRINQQVQAKVYERTQASLQKALYGDLKKRTIRITLGQAMQSNILAEHGPKIPVKIWPKSSSPVHLRPQMESAGVNNVMVTLIMKIQTEMGVVVPFSTEAISVDTEIPLAQALVVGEVPRFFYYNDMGGKVQKGTVKPGTGSEGSQPQSQPMPVLPPVQVED, encoded by the coding sequence ATGCGTTTTCGCCGTTGGAAAATGCGCAGGAGACAGAAGCTGATTCGTTGGCGAAAACGGGGCGGATTATGGTTTTTGGCATTTGCGGTTTTGTTTGCCCTCGCTTTTCAGATATTGTGGCTCTTGGAGAAAAATATGAAACCGACTTTGGTCAGCATTGCCAAAACAGAAGTGAAGCAAATGGCTACGGAAGCAGTGTTGGAAGCTACCAGGGAACACGTGAACATGGGGAATGAGCTGGATGAAATCATGAAAGTGGAAAAAGGAAGGGACGGCAATATTCAATTTATCCGGATCAACCAGCAAGTTCAGGCGAAAGTATACGAACGGACACAAGCCAGTCTGCAGAAGGCTCTGTATGGGGATCTGAAAAAAAGAACCATCCGGATTACACTGGGGCAAGCGATGCAGAGCAATATTTTGGCGGAACACGGTCCGAAAATCCCGGTCAAGATCTGGCCGAAATCATCTTCGCCGGTTCATCTCCGACCACAGATGGAATCAGCCGGTGTCAACAATGTGATGGTGACATTGATCATGAAGATTCAGACAGAAATGGGAGTGGTGGTTCCCTTTTCCACGGAAGCGATTTCGGTTGATACGGAGATTCCCCTGGCTCAGGCACTGGTTGTGGGAGAAGTGCCCCGTTTCTTTTACTATAATGATATGGGAGGAAAGGTTCAGAAAGGGACTGTGAAGCCTGGAACAGGATCAGAGGGCTCACAACCCCAGTCTCAACCGATGCCGGTTCTTCCACCGGTACAAGTGGAGGATTGA
- a CDS encoding isoprenylcysteine carboxyl methyltransferase family protein, with product MGWKIGLLGVLLTQRIGELVIAQRHTRWAIRQGGYEVGQQHYPLLVGVHLLFFVGLMVETWGLGSSPPSWWLLPLLLFLAAQCLRIWCMHALGHYWNTRIMIIPNHTPIVQGPYRYIRHPNYLVVVAELLTVPLILGAYVTAAVVSALNLWILLSIRIPAEEQALENETDYKNQMSARPRLFPWKEKPE from the coding sequence ATGGGTTGGAAAATTGGATTGTTGGGAGTTCTACTGACACAACGCATCGGAGAACTGGTAATCGCACAACGACATACCCGGTGGGCGATCCGACAGGGAGGTTACGAAGTGGGACAGCAACATTATCCCTTGTTGGTGGGGGTTCATCTTTTGTTTTTTGTCGGGTTGATGGTGGAAACATGGGGGTTGGGCAGCAGTCCCCCTTCATGGTGGTTGCTTCCCCTTCTACTATTTTTGGCGGCACAGTGTTTGCGAATATGGTGTATGCACGCCCTGGGTCATTATTGGAATACCCGGATCATGATTATACCGAATCATACACCGATTGTTCAGGGACCCTATCGTTATATACGTCATCCCAACTATCTGGTGGTAGTGGCAGAGTTGCTCACGGTTCCCTTGATACTTGGAGCTTATGTGACGGCAGCAGTGGTCTCAGCTCTTAACCTCTGGATCTTGTTGTCTATTCGGATTCCCGCCGAAGAACAAGCCTTGGAAAATGAAACGGACTACAAAAATCAGATGTCTGCCCGTCCTCGTTTATTTCCATGGAAGGAGAAACCGGAATAA
- a CDS encoding ChaB family protein has translation MALAVEDLPLRDNVKSHLSTQAGKIYDSVFNLIWIHTTGEKEERELTAHQVAWDRLKQEYKKPRHLREASKIQAETVNVHKE, from the coding sequence TTGGCATTGGCTGTGGAAGATCTACCGTTGAGAGACAACGTTAAATCTCATCTTTCTACTCAAGCCGGCAAAATTTATGATTCCGTTTTCAATTTGATCTGGATTCATACTACCGGTGAAAAAGAAGAACGGGAGCTAACGGCACATCAGGTTGCTTGGGATCGTTTAAAACAGGAATACAAGAAACCCCGTCATTTAAGAGAAGCTTCCAAGATCCAAGCTGAAACTGTCAACGTTCATAAAGAATAA
- a CDS encoding ABC transporter substrate-binding protein — MMLILSMALTACGGKGADSGGKTLIWGRGADAKALDPALVTDGESFKITKNVMETLVDYKKGSTEVEPALAESWETSKDGKTWTFKLRKGVKFHDGTDFNADAVVFNVERWMDPKHPQHKGGEFIYYPSMFGGFKGDKGHVIESVKAVDPHTVEFKLKEPQGPFLANIGMVPFAISSPKALKEDTEGFSKKPVGTGPFKFISWKKNDAITLEKNEDYWDKGKPKVDKVIFKSIPDNTARYTAFQSGDIDVMDGMNPGDAKSIKKSNDLELHEQEGMNIGYLAFNMSIKGPLKEKKVRQALNHAVNKKAIIKSVFSDMAVPAVNPMPSSMWGYNDKVEDYEYDLDKAKKLLKEAGYEDGFEIDFWAMPEPRPYMPDGRKVAEYIQADFAKIGVKTKIVSYDWQTYLDKTQKGEHSMALLGWNGDNGDPDNFLYVLLDKDNAKAPAQNIAFYKSDKLHDLLIRAQRDTEVEKRTKLYEEAQEIIKEDAPWVPLVHATQGVATRADIEGGNFDHPINWYEVKDVEIKN; from the coding sequence ATGATGCTCATACTTTCTATGGCACTGACCGCCTGTGGTGGTAAAGGTGCAGACAGTGGCGGGAAGACACTGATCTGGGGACGGGGTGCTGACGCCAAAGCACTGGATCCCGCACTGGTGACGGATGGGGAATCTTTTAAAATCACGAAAAATGTGATGGAAACTCTGGTAGATTACAAAAAGGGAAGTACTGAAGTGGAGCCGGCTTTGGCAGAAAGCTGGGAAACCTCCAAAGACGGAAAAACCTGGACTTTTAAGTTGCGCAAAGGGGTTAAGTTCCATGATGGCACCGATTTCAATGCTGATGCGGTGGTCTTTAACGTTGAACGTTGGATGGACCCGAAACATCCGCAACACAAAGGCGGGGAGTTTATCTACTACCCCTCCATGTTCGGTGGCTTTAAAGGAGATAAAGGGCATGTGATTGAAAGTGTCAAGGCAGTGGATCCGCACACTGTGGAATTTAAGCTGAAAGAACCTCAAGGGCCTTTCCTGGCCAATATCGGTATGGTTCCCTTCGCTATTTCATCACCCAAGGCATTGAAAGAGGATACCGAAGGATTCAGCAAAAAGCCGGTAGGAACAGGTCCTTTCAAATTTATCAGTTGGAAGAAGAATGACGCCATCACCTTAGAAAAGAATGAGGATTACTGGGATAAAGGAAAACCCAAGGTGGACAAAGTGATTTTCAAGTCCATTCCTGACAATACGGCCCGCTATACGGCCTTCCAGTCCGGGGACATTGATGTGATGGACGGGATGAATCCGGGAGATGCCAAGTCCATTAAAAAGAGTAATGACCTGGAGCTTCATGAGCAGGAAGGGATGAACATTGGATATCTGGCCTTTAATATGAGTATAAAAGGTCCGTTGAAAGAGAAGAAGGTTCGTCAAGCATTGAACCACGCTGTCAATAAGAAGGCGATCATCAAAAGTGTTTTCTCCGACATGGCGGTACCCGCTGTCAATCCGATGCCTTCCTCCATGTGGGGCTACAACGACAAGGTCGAAGACTATGAGTATGACTTGGATAAAGCGAAAAAGCTGTTGAAGGAAGCCGGTTATGAAGATGGATTCGAAATTGATTTCTGGGCGATGCCTGAGCCCCGACCCTATATGCCTGATGGTCGGAAAGTGGCGGAGTATATCCAGGCTGACTTTGCCAAAATCGGAGTCAAGACCAAAATCGTCAGTTACGATTGGCAAACCTATCTGGACAAAACCCAGAAAGGTGAACATTCCATGGCTCTTCTGGGATGGAATGGGGATAACGGAGATCCGGACAACTTCCTGTATGTATTGCTGGATAAAGACAATGCCAAAGCACCCGCTCAAAATATTGCCTTCTATAAAAGCGATAAATTGCATGATCTTTTGATAAGAGCACAGCGCGATACAGAAGTGGAGAAACGGACAAAACTGTATGAAGAAGCTCAGGAGATCATTAAAGAAGATGCGCCCTGGGTTCCCCTGGTCCATGCCACCCAAGGAGTAGCCACCAGAGCAGACATCGAGGGCGGCAACTTTGACCATCCCATCAATTGGTATGAAGTAAAAGACGTTGAAATAAAGAACTGA
- a CDS encoding ABC transporter permease produces the protein MLAYTIRRLLMLIPVLIGMSLITFSIIHAIPGDPAKAILGERATPEALAQVTESLGLDQPFHIQYLDYIKGLLQGDLGSSLITKVAVSEEIGPYLAATVELAFFAMLIAVVLGMNLGILSAWKQNTKFDYIPMVIALVGVSMPVFWLGLMEQWVFAQELGWFPSNGRIDPRMGFEPITHFYLLDSLLQGNIDAFVDAFMHLLLPAVALGTIPMAIIARMTRSSMLEVMRSDYIRTAQAKGLGDFFVIYKHALKNAFIPILTVFGLQMGLLLGGAVLTETIFSWPGVGRYLVDAINNRDYPVIQSGILIIATLFVLINLVVDLLYALVDPRIQYGKE, from the coding sequence GTGTTAGCTTATACGATACGGAGACTGCTGATGCTGATTCCGGTATTGATCGGTATGTCTTTGATCACCTTTTCTATCATTCATGCCATTCCAGGTGATCCGGCCAAAGCGATTTTGGGAGAGCGGGCTACACCGGAAGCATTGGCTCAGGTAACAGAAAGTCTGGGATTGGATCAACCTTTTCATATACAGTATCTGGATTACATAAAGGGACTGCTTCAGGGAGATCTGGGTTCTTCCCTGATTACGAAGGTGGCTGTATCTGAGGAGATTGGGCCTTACTTGGCGGCTACTGTGGAATTGGCTTTTTTTGCTATGCTGATTGCTGTTGTGTTGGGCATGAATCTGGGAATCTTGTCAGCTTGGAAACAGAATACCAAGTTTGATTACATTCCGATGGTAATTGCTTTGGTAGGGGTTTCTATGCCGGTCTTTTGGTTGGGGCTGATGGAACAATGGGTGTTTGCCCAGGAGTTGGGATGGTTTCCCTCCAATGGACGGATTGATCCCCGGATGGGCTTTGAGCCGATCACTCATTTCTATTTGTTGGATTCCTTGCTACAAGGGAATATTGATGCCTTTGTCGATGCTTTTATGCACTTGCTTCTTCCGGCTGTTGCATTGGGAACCATTCCGATGGCGATAATTGCCCGGATGACCCGCTCCAGTATGTTGGAAGTGATGCGGTCAGACTACATTCGGACGGCTCAGGCCAAAGGTCTCGGTGATTTTTTTGTTATTTATAAGCATGCTTTGAAAAATGCCTTTATACCCATTTTAACGGTATTCGGTTTACAGATGGGCCTTTTGCTGGGAGGGGCTGTTTTAACAGAGACGATTTTCAGCTGGCCGGGAGTGGGTCGTTATTTGGTGGATGCCATTAACAATCGGGATTATCCGGTCATCCAGTCTGGAATATTGATTATTGCTACTTTATTTGTCTTGATCAATTTGGTTGTGGATTTGTTATATGCCTTGGTAGACCCACGAATCCAGTATGGAAAGGAGTGA
- a CDS encoding type III polyketide synthase has translation MGLGHIVAVGTSVPEFVLSQEEAEDFAQEVFRDSYPNIDRYLPVFKNTQVQSRRLSRPKEWFKSEPSFAQRNEAYIETACQLGEEAIQRCLASAELDMKDVDHLFFVSTSGLATPSIDARLINRMGVSRHVKRTPIWGLGCSGGAAGLARAWEYVRAFPQSKALLLAVELCSLTFRRSDQSKSNLVATSLFGDGAAAVLLAGSEALDRNASYPRILDGLSTTWPDSLDIMGWEVADDGLKVVFSKDIPSLVQREVRPVAEQFLTQWDLSLNDINRLIAHPGGQKVLKAYTKALDLPNHLLDHAYSVLKDYGNMSSATVLFVLERELREEYRKGDHGLLMALGPGFSSEMLLLQW, from the coding sequence GTGGGTTTGGGACATATTGTTGCGGTGGGAACTTCTGTACCGGAATTTGTACTTTCCCAGGAGGAGGCAGAAGATTTTGCCCAGGAAGTATTTCGAGACTCCTATCCAAACATCGATCGCTATTTACCAGTTTTCAAGAATACTCAGGTTCAATCAAGGCGTTTAAGCCGTCCCAAAGAATGGTTTAAGTCAGAGCCATCCTTTGCACAACGGAATGAAGCGTATATTGAGACGGCTTGTCAATTGGGAGAGGAAGCCATACAGCGTTGTTTGGCGTCGGCTGAACTGGATATGAAGGATGTGGATCATCTTTTTTTTGTGTCTACTTCCGGTTTGGCTACACCCAGTATTGATGCCCGTTTGATTAACCGGATGGGGGTCAGTCGCCATGTGAAGCGGACTCCCATATGGGGGTTGGGATGTTCAGGTGGAGCGGCGGGGTTGGCCCGGGCCTGGGAATATGTACGGGCATTTCCCCAGAGTAAAGCCCTTTTACTGGCAGTGGAACTGTGCAGTCTAACCTTTCGCCGGAGTGACCAGAGTAAAAGCAATTTGGTGGCTACATCCCTTTTTGGTGATGGTGCGGCTGCAGTATTGCTGGCTGGAAGTGAAGCCCTTGACCGGAATGCATCTTATCCCCGGATCTTGGACGGATTGAGTACCACCTGGCCGGATTCATTGGATATCATGGGATGGGAAGTGGCAGATGACGGTTTGAAAGTGGTGTTTTCCAAAGATATCCCCAGTCTGGTTCAACGGGAAGTTCGTCCGGTGGCCGAACAGTTTTTAACACAGTGGGACCTTTCCTTAAATGACATCAACCGGTTAATTGCTCACCCTGGAGGACAAAAGGTGTTGAAAGCTTATACGAAAGCCTTGGATTTACCCAACCATCTTTTGGACCATGCTTATTCCGTCTTGAAAGACTATGGTAATATGTCCTCCGCCACTGTCCTGTTTGTACTGGAACGGGAATTGCGAGAAGAGTATCGAAAAGGGGATCATGGATTACTTATGGCCCTGGGTCCGGGGTTCAGCTCGGAAATGTTGTTGTTGCAGTGGTAG
- the nikC gene encoding nickel transporter permease, protein MSVQTSTPTESPLPQTDSPQEMATPVRDAWRSFFRHRSAVIGGGIVLFFILVAIIAPLLVPYGFNQVDADARLQSPSAEHWFGTDDLGRDIFARIVYGARISLWVGFFAILGSIVIGSLLGLIAGYYGGWRDVLISRTFDILLAFPSLLLGIAIVSMLGPSLENAMYAIAIINVPNFGRLMRSRVLSVKEEDFVLAAKAVGMRNWRILIKHIMPNSWTPIMVQGTLGFGTAVLEAAAFGFLGLGAQPPDPEWGKMLSDSRQFIQSAPWTMIFPGLAIMFTVLGFNLLGDGLRDILDPRMKQ, encoded by the coding sequence ATGTCAGTTCAAACTTCGACGCCAACAGAAAGTCCATTGCCGCAGACGGATTCTCCGCAGGAAATGGCGACCCCGGTCCGGGACGCTTGGCGATCATTTTTTCGTCATCGTTCTGCCGTGATCGGGGGAGGAATCGTCCTCTTTTTTATCCTGGTGGCCATAATAGCTCCCTTATTGGTTCCCTATGGTTTCAATCAAGTGGATGCCGATGCCCGTTTACAGTCCCCCTCTGCGGAGCATTGGTTTGGAACAGATGATCTGGGTCGGGATATTTTTGCCCGAATTGTATACGGAGCCCGTATCTCCCTGTGGGTCGGTTTTTTTGCTATTCTGGGTTCCATTGTCATCGGGTCTCTCCTGGGATTGATCGCCGGATATTACGGGGGGTGGCGGGATGTTTTGATCTCCCGCACTTTTGATATATTACTCGCTTTTCCAAGTTTGCTGTTGGGGATTGCCATTGTATCGATGCTGGGACCCAGCCTGGAGAATGCCATGTATGCCATTGCGATCATCAATGTTCCCAATTTCGGTCGTTTGATGCGCTCACGGGTTCTCAGTGTAAAAGAGGAGGACTTTGTTTTGGCGGCCAAGGCTGTAGGGATGAGGAATTGGCGTATTTTAATCAAACACATCATGCCTAACTCCTGGACTCCGATAATGGTACAGGGAACGCTGGGATTTGGGACAGCCGTGTTGGAAGCCGCAGCTTTCGGTTTTTTGGGATTGGGTGCCCAGCCTCCAGATCCGGAATGGGGTAAAATGTTGTCAGATTCCCGTCAATTTATCCAATCAGCCCCTTGGACCATGATTTTTCCCGGTTTGGCCATTATGTTTACCGTCTTGGGCTTCAACTTGTTAGGTGATGGTCTTCGGGATATTTTGGATCCCCGGATGAAACAATAG
- a CDS encoding M20/M25/M40 family metallo-hydrolase, translating into MKRNLRWVVTTAVLAVMLAFTSSAYAAAPIQNQSVADKVSPERIYNHIAKLAAEDNARVTGFKGEHKAADYIVKKLDGYGLDVDRQYFPVLAFMDNGSELTVNAPVQKKIESSNFNYTRPTPAEGLTREVVDAGLGTQDDFAGIDAKGKIALIKRGDISFYDKAQNAAKAGADGAIIFNNTSGVLSGTLGEPSDIPVIGLGQATGEELKTLVQKDAPVEITMKVDVELKPSYSQNVVGTIKAKKGNEKNTKTIIVGAHYDGVNSPAANDNASGTATLLELSKALAKKNMHHNVKVIFFGAEEIGLVGSQHYVNTMSNKERQSVAAMINMDMVGVGHTLNILTAKENEDSFVADMAANYVKTYGYQYDRGYSTRSDHAPFSEAGIPVAFLHYSPDPYYHTKEDTIDKIDKGNLERTGTLATILTYNLANTKQLPQEKPVSIQKSSNKQLNNLDLR; encoded by the coding sequence TTGAAAAGAAACTTGCGTTGGGTTGTAACAACAGCTGTCCTGGCTGTCATGTTGGCCTTTACTTCCTCTGCATATGCCGCCGCCCCCATTCAAAATCAAAGTGTGGCGGATAAGGTTTCACCAGAACGGATCTATAATCATATCGCCAAACTGGCCGCCGAAGACAACGCCCGGGTAACCGGTTTTAAAGGTGAACACAAAGCCGCCGACTACATCGTCAAAAAATTGGACGGATACGGTCTCGATGTGGACAGGCAGTACTTCCCGGTACTCGCCTTCATGGACAACGGATCAGAGCTGACCGTAAATGCCCCGGTTCAAAAGAAAATCGAATCCTCCAACTTCAACTACACTCGCCCCACTCCCGCGGAAGGATTGACCCGTGAGGTGGTAGATGCCGGATTGGGTACCCAGGATGACTTTGCAGGGATCGATGCCAAAGGAAAGATTGCCCTAATCAAGCGAGGGGACATCTCTTTCTACGATAAAGCCCAAAATGCTGCCAAAGCCGGAGCAGACGGAGCCATCATCTTCAACAACACGTCAGGAGTACTCAGCGGTACCCTGGGGGAACCTTCAGATATCCCCGTAATCGGATTGGGACAAGCTACGGGAGAAGAGTTGAAAACCTTGGTGCAGAAAGATGCACCCGTCGAGATTACCATGAAAGTTGACGTAGAGCTGAAACCCAGCTACTCCCAAAATGTAGTCGGAACCATCAAAGCCAAAAAAGGAAACGAGAAAAATACCAAAACGATTATCGTTGGTGCTCATTATGACGGAGTCAACTCTCCCGCCGCCAACGATAATGCCTCTGGCACAGCCACCTTGCTGGAACTGAGCAAAGCCCTGGCAAAGAAGAACATGCATCATAACGTCAAAGTAATCTTCTTCGGTGCGGAGGAAATCGGTTTGGTAGGCTCCCAACACTATGTGAATACCATGAGTAACAAAGAACGCCAATCCGTTGCCGCTATGATCAATATGGACATGGTAGGCGTCGGCCACACATTGAATATTTTGACTGCCAAAGAAAATGAGGATTCCTTCGTGGCGGACATGGCTGCAAACTATGTAAAAACCTATGGATATCAATACGATCGGGGCTACTCAACCCGGAGTGATCACGCTCCCTTTTCGGAAGCCGGCATTCCCGTTGCATTCCTGCACTACAGCCCTGACCCTTACTACCATACCAAAGAAGATACCATCGACAAGATTGACAAAGGGAATCTTGAACGAACCGGCACCCTTGCTACCATCCTGACCTACAATTTGGCGAATACCAAACAATTGCCCCAAGAAAAACCAGTCTCCATCCAAAAATCCTCCAATAAACAATTAAATAACCTGGATTTAAGATAA